A region from the Actinoplanes sp. OR16 genome encodes:
- the argG gene encoding argininosuccinate synthase, producing MTKRKIVLAFSGGLDTSYLLVDFREKGWDVVTANIDTGGLHSGEAEVVSARAEELGAIEHHVVDARAELYDRVVTYAIKANYLRNGAYPSCVGAERLIQAEKVVQVALEVGADAVAHGSTGAGADHVRYDAVIRALAPHLEIVTPVRDERLVREEEAEFLRSRGYAVSEKVKLYSINEGLIGTSIGGEETYGSWDYLPESAWTYTKSIAEAPADGVELLLEFEKGEVVGASYAGGDSLVEKDAPNYAILSALNVLGGEHGVGRGIHMGSTMVGNLARVGFEAPGMLILIAAHRELEKLVLSNRQQATKATLGNTYGDLLHEAVYFDPIMDDFRAFLDSSQTRVTGQVRVLLHKGNIVLLGSKSPHSLLDAATRSGVVYGHGSSLWTGEQARAFAHMYAVPGAIARAAGTPAE from the coding sequence ATGACCAAGCGCAAGATCGTTCTCGCCTTCTCCGGCGGGCTGGACACCTCGTACCTCCTCGTCGACTTCCGCGAGAAGGGCTGGGACGTGGTGACCGCGAACATCGACACCGGCGGCCTGCACAGCGGTGAGGCCGAGGTCGTCAGTGCCCGCGCCGAGGAGCTGGGCGCGATCGAGCACCACGTCGTCGACGCCCGCGCCGAGCTGTACGACCGCGTCGTCACCTACGCGATCAAGGCGAACTACCTGCGCAACGGCGCCTACCCGTCGTGTGTCGGCGCCGAGCGGCTGATCCAGGCGGAGAAGGTCGTCCAGGTCGCCCTGGAGGTCGGCGCGGACGCGGTGGCGCACGGCTCGACCGGCGCCGGCGCCGACCACGTGCGCTACGACGCGGTGATCCGTGCCCTCGCCCCGCACCTGGAGATCGTCACCCCGGTCCGGGACGAGCGGCTGGTCCGCGAGGAGGAAGCGGAGTTCCTCCGCAGCCGGGGCTACGCGGTCAGCGAGAAGGTCAAGCTCTACTCGATCAACGAGGGCCTGATCGGCACGTCGATCGGCGGCGAGGAGACGTACGGCAGCTGGGACTACCTGCCGGAATCCGCCTGGACCTACACCAAGTCGATCGCCGAGGCCCCTGCGGACGGCGTCGAGCTGCTGCTGGAGTTCGAGAAGGGCGAGGTCGTCGGCGCCTCCTACGCCGGCGGGGACTCGCTCGTCGAGAAGGACGCCCCGAACTACGCGATCCTCTCGGCCCTCAACGTGCTCGGCGGCGAGCACGGCGTCGGCCGGGGCATCCACATGGGCTCGACGATGGTCGGCAACCTGGCCCGGGTCGGCTTCGAAGCGCCCGGCATGCTGATCCTGATCGCGGCCCACCGGGAGCTGGAGAAGCTGGTGCTCTCCAACCGGCAGCAGGCGACGAAGGCGACGCTCGGCAACACGTACGGCGACCTGCTCCACGAAGCCGTCTACTTCGATCCGATCATGGACGACTTCCGGGCGTTCCTGGACTCCAGCCAGACCCGGGTCACCGGCCAGGTGCGGGTGCTGCTGCACAAGGGCAACATCGTCCTGCTCGGCAGCAAGAGCCCGCACAGCCTCCTCGACGCCGCCACGCGATCCGGTGTCGTCTACGGCCACGGTTCGTCGCTGTGGACCGGTGAGCAGGCGCGGGCGTTCGCCCACATGTACGCGGTGCCCGGCGCCATCGCCCGAGCCGCCGGCACTCCGGCCGAGTAG
- a CDS encoding arginine repressor, producing the protein MSSPVTRAGRHARIVELIRGRTVRSQTELADLLAHEGVQVTQATLSRDLEELNAVKVGGAYLIPEDGKRPLRETQQGPARLIRLLRELLTGVDSSGNIAVLRTPPGAAQFLASALDRSGLSDVVGTIAGDDTILVVARDGGPGSGAALAEKLGNWSRSDSLEGNH; encoded by the coding sequence ATGAGCTCACCGGTGACCAGGGCGGGGCGGCACGCGCGGATCGTGGAGCTGATCCGCGGCCGGACCGTGCGCTCGCAGACCGAGCTGGCGGACCTGCTCGCCCACGAGGGTGTGCAGGTCACCCAGGCCACGCTCTCGCGTGACCTGGAGGAGCTGAACGCGGTGAAGGTCGGCGGGGCGTACCTGATCCCGGAGGACGGCAAACGCCCGCTGCGGGAGACCCAGCAGGGGCCGGCCCGGCTGATCCGGCTGCTGCGCGAGCTGCTCACCGGCGTCGACTCGAGCGGCAACATCGCCGTGCTGCGTACCCCGCCCGGCGCCGCGCAGTTCCTGGCCAGCGCGCTGGACCGGTCCGGGCTGTCGGACGTGGTCGGCACGATCGCCGGCGACGACACGATCCTGGTCGTGGCCCGGGACGGCGGACCCGGTTCGGGTGCCGCCCTCGCCGAGAAGCTCGGCAACTGGAGCAGGTCGGATTCTCTGGAGGGGAATCACTGA
- the argF gene encoding ornithine carbamoyltransferase yields MTTRHFLRDDDLTPQEQDDVLNLAAEMKANRFGYTPLAGPRSVAVFFDKASLRTRLSFEAGIAELGGQPIIVDTQNTHFGRGETLADAGRVVSRYVAAMVFRTHGDERLAELASGVNVPVINALSDGYHPCQLLADLQTIRERFGSTAGRTLAYVGDAANNMAHSYLIAGAMAGMNVRVAGPSGFDPAPAVVARASEIAAWTGGSVEVLRDPREAVDGAQVIATDTWTSMGQEEDGKDRLTPFWPYQVNKELLAAAAPDAIVLHCLPAHRGEEITDDVLDGPQSAVFDQAENRLHAQKALLTWLLAANSQ; encoded by the coding sequence GTGACCACCCGCCACTTCCTCCGCGACGACGACCTCACCCCGCAGGAGCAGGACGACGTCCTGAACCTGGCCGCCGAGATGAAGGCGAACCGGTTCGGCTACACGCCGCTCGCCGGCCCGCGCTCGGTCGCGGTCTTCTTCGACAAGGCCAGCCTGCGCACCCGCCTGTCGTTCGAGGCCGGCATCGCCGAGCTGGGCGGCCAGCCGATCATCGTGGACACCCAGAACACCCACTTCGGCCGGGGCGAGACCCTCGCCGACGCCGGCCGGGTCGTCTCCCGCTACGTCGCGGCCATGGTGTTCCGGACACACGGCGACGAGCGGCTCGCCGAGCTGGCGTCCGGCGTCAACGTCCCGGTGATCAACGCGCTGAGCGACGGATACCACCCCTGCCAGCTCCTCGCCGACCTGCAGACGATCCGCGAGCGGTTCGGCTCGACGGCCGGCCGGACCCTGGCGTACGTCGGCGACGCCGCCAACAACATGGCGCACTCGTACCTGATCGCCGGCGCGATGGCTGGGATGAACGTGCGGGTGGCCGGCCCGTCCGGCTTCGACCCGGCGCCCGCCGTGGTGGCCCGGGCCTCCGAGATCGCGGCCTGGACCGGCGGCTCGGTCGAGGTGCTGCGCGACCCCCGGGAGGCGGTCGACGGCGCGCAGGTGATCGCCACCGACACCTGGACCTCGATGGGCCAGGAGGAGGACGGCAAGGACCGGCTCACCCCGTTCTGGCCGTACCAGGTGAACAAGGAGCTGCTCGCGGCCGCCGCCCCGGACGCGATCGTGCTGCACTGCCTTCCCGCGCACCGCGGCGAGGAGATCACCGACGACGTGCTGGACGGCCCGCAGAGCGCGGTCTTCGACCAGGCGGAGAACCGCCTGCACGCGCAGAAGGCGCTGCTCACCTGGCTGCTGGCGGCAAACTCACAATGA
- a CDS encoding acetylornithine transaminase: MSTLPERWQASMMNNYGGPTLGLIRGEGAVLTAEDGTEYVDFLGGIAVNALGHAHPAVVAAVTQQIQQLGHVSNLYIAEPPLALAELLLALAGRQGRVLFCNSGAEANEAAFKISRLTGRTHIVATDGAFHGRTMGALALTGQPSKQKPFVPLPGDVTHVPFGDVEALAAAVTDETAMVILEPIQGENGVVVPPAGYLAAAREISSRNGALLVLDEVQTGIGRTGHWFHHQSEGVEPDLITLAKGLGGGLPLGACIAFGPAADLLQPGMHGTTFGGNPVSCAAGLAVIRTIANEGLLDHVKRIGEQLRRGIEGLNHPWISHVRGAGLLLGIVLTQPVSKEIAARLSDAGFLVNAPQPDIIRLAPPLIISSDQADALIAALDGIR, encoded by the coding sequence ATGAGCACGCTGCCCGAGCGCTGGCAGGCATCCATGATGAACAACTACGGCGGCCCCACCCTCGGGCTGATCCGTGGTGAGGGCGCGGTGCTCACCGCCGAGGACGGCACGGAGTACGTCGACTTCCTCGGCGGCATCGCGGTGAACGCCCTCGGTCACGCCCACCCGGCCGTCGTCGCCGCCGTGACGCAGCAGATCCAGCAGCTGGGCCACGTCTCGAACCTCTACATCGCCGAGCCGCCGCTCGCGCTCGCCGAGCTGCTGCTGGCCCTCGCCGGCCGGCAGGGCCGGGTGCTCTTCTGCAACTCGGGCGCCGAGGCCAACGAGGCCGCCTTCAAGATCTCCCGGCTGACCGGGCGCACGCACATCGTGGCGACCGACGGCGCGTTCCACGGCCGGACCATGGGCGCCCTGGCGCTGACCGGCCAGCCGTCGAAGCAGAAGCCGTTCGTCCCGCTTCCCGGCGACGTCACGCACGTCCCGTTCGGTGACGTCGAGGCGCTGGCCGCCGCGGTCACCGACGAGACCGCCATGGTGATCCTGGAGCCGATCCAGGGCGAGAACGGCGTTGTCGTGCCGCCGGCCGGTTACCTGGCCGCAGCCCGGGAGATCTCCTCGCGGAACGGCGCTCTGCTCGTGCTCGACGAGGTACAGACCGGCATCGGCCGGACCGGGCACTGGTTCCACCACCAGAGCGAAGGCGTCGAGCCGGACCTGATCACCCTCGCGAAGGGCCTCGGCGGCGGCCTGCCGCTCGGCGCCTGCATCGCGTTCGGGCCGGCCGCCGACCTGCTGCAGCCCGGCATGCACGGCACCACCTTCGGCGGCAACCCGGTCTCCTGCGCGGCCGGCCTCGCGGTGATCCGCACGATCGCCAACGAGGGCCTGCTCGACCACGTGAAGCGGATCGGCGAGCAGCTGCGCCGCGGCATCGAGGGCCTGAACCACCCGTGGATCAGCCACGTGCGCGGCGCCGGCCTGCTGCTCGGCATCGTGCTCACCCAGCCGGTCTCGAAGGAGATCGCGGCTCGTCTGAGCGACGCCGGCTTCCTGGTGAACGCCCCGCAGCCGGACATCATCCGGCTCGCCCCGCCCTTGATCATCTCCTCCGATCAGGCGGACGCCCTGATCGCTGCCCTGGACGGTATCCGGTGA
- the argB gene encoding acetylglutamate kinase — translation MKPVEKAGILIEALPWLERFHGSTVVIKYGGNAMIDPELQAAFAADIVFLRLVGIKPVVVHGGGPQISRMLTKLGIESEFRGGLRVTTPEAMDVVRMVLVGQVGRELVGLINKHGPYAVGLSGEDAGLFTAVRRQAFVDGSFVDIGQVGDVDQVDTSAVDDLIAAGRIPVVATVAPDVNGVPHNVNADTAASALAVALGARKLVVLTDVPGLYTNWPDTGSLTSEIDADALEKLLPSLESGMAPKMEACLRAVRGGVPAAHVVDGRVAHSTLLEVFTEEGFGTMVIPS, via the coding sequence GTGAAGCCTGTTGAGAAGGCCGGGATCCTGATCGAGGCGCTGCCCTGGCTGGAGCGGTTCCACGGCAGCACCGTGGTGATCAAGTACGGCGGCAACGCCATGATCGATCCGGAGCTCCAGGCGGCTTTCGCAGCAGATATCGTATTCTTGCGACTCGTCGGTATCAAGCCGGTCGTGGTGCACGGCGGCGGCCCTCAGATCAGCCGGATGCTCACCAAGCTCGGCATCGAGAGCGAGTTCCGCGGCGGCCTGCGGGTCACCACCCCGGAGGCCATGGACGTGGTCCGGATGGTGCTGGTCGGGCAGGTCGGCCGGGAGCTGGTCGGCCTGATCAACAAGCACGGGCCGTACGCGGTGGGCCTCTCCGGCGAGGACGCGGGCCTGTTCACCGCGGTCCGCCGGCAGGCCTTCGTCGACGGCTCATTCGTGGACATCGGGCAGGTCGGCGACGTCGACCAGGTGGACACCTCGGCCGTCGACGACCTGATCGCGGCCGGCCGGATCCCGGTCGTCGCCACCGTCGCGCCGGACGTGAACGGCGTGCCGCACAACGTGAACGCGGACACCGCCGCCTCGGCCCTCGCCGTCGCGCTCGGCGCCCGCAAGCTGGTCGTGCTCACCGACGTGCCCGGCCTCTACACGAACTGGCCGGACACCGGCTCGCTGACCTCGGAGATCGACGCGGACGCGCTGGAGAAACTGCTCCCGTCCCTCGAATCCGGGATGGCGCCCAAGATGGAGGCCTGCCTGCGCGCGGTGCGTGGTGGCGTGCCCGCCGCACACGTCGTCGACGGCCGGGTCGCCCACTCGACGTTGCTGGAAGTCTTCACGGAAGAAGGATTCGGAACGATGGTGATCCCCTCATGA
- the argJ gene encoding bifunctional glutamate N-acetyltransferase/amino-acid acetyltransferase ArgJ, protein MTVTAPKGFRASGVAAGLKASGNPDVALVVNDGPDYTAAAVFTGNRVKAAPVLWSQQVLKGGIVRAVVLNSGGANACTGSQGFRDTHATAEHTAAVLRTTGSKPMMIGAGDVAVCSTGLIGELLPMDKLLPGVNAAAKALAADGGPRAAEAIMTTDTVAKNAVAQRQGWSVGGIAKGAGMLAPALATMLVVVTTDASADNETLDAALRAATRVTFDRIDADGCMSTNDTVVLLASGASNVQPTLEELTAAVTEVCHDLAQQLIGDAEGATKHIAIEVAGAASEADAVQVGRTVANNNLVKTALFGNDPNWGRILAAVGTTSAAFEPDRIDVAINGVWVCKGGAAAEDRSKVDLSGRDVQITVNLREGEMSATIWTTDLSHAYVHENSAYSS, encoded by the coding sequence GTGACCGTCACCGCCCCCAAGGGGTTCCGTGCCTCCGGCGTCGCCGCCGGGCTCAAGGCCAGCGGCAACCCCGACGTCGCCCTGGTCGTCAACGACGGCCCCGACTACACCGCGGCCGCCGTCTTCACCGGCAACCGGGTGAAGGCCGCGCCGGTCCTCTGGAGCCAGCAGGTCCTCAAGGGCGGCATCGTCCGCGCCGTGGTCCTGAACTCCGGCGGCGCCAACGCGTGCACCGGATCGCAGGGCTTCCGGGACACGCACGCCACCGCCGAGCACACCGCCGCCGTGCTGCGGACCACCGGCTCCAAGCCGATGATGATCGGCGCCGGCGACGTGGCGGTCTGCTCGACCGGCCTGATCGGCGAGCTGCTGCCGATGGACAAGCTGCTCCCCGGCGTGAACGCGGCCGCCAAGGCGCTCGCCGCCGACGGCGGCCCCCGCGCCGCTGAGGCGATCATGACGACCGACACGGTCGCGAAGAACGCCGTCGCGCAGCGCCAGGGCTGGTCGGTCGGCGGGATCGCGAAGGGCGCCGGCATGCTGGCCCCCGCGCTCGCCACCATGCTGGTCGTGGTCACCACCGACGCGTCGGCCGACAACGAGACGCTCGACGCGGCGCTGCGCGCTGCCACCCGGGTCACCTTCGACCGGATCGACGCGGACGGCTGCATGTCGACGAACGACACGGTGGTCCTGCTGGCCAGCGGCGCGTCGAACGTGCAGCCCACCCTGGAGGAGCTGACCGCGGCGGTGACCGAGGTCTGCCACGATCTCGCTCAGCAGCTGATCGGGGACGCCGAGGGCGCGACGAAGCACATCGCCATCGAGGTGGCGGGCGCGGCGAGTGAGGCGGACGCGGTGCAGGTCGGGCGTACCGTCGCGAACAACAACCTGGTGAAGACGGCCCTCTTCGGCAATGATCCGAACTGGGGCCGGATCCTCGCGGCGGTCGGCACCACCAGCGCGGCCTTCGAGCCGGACCGCATCGACGTCGCGATCAACGGCGTCTGGGTCTGCAAGGGCGGCGCCGCTGCCGAGGACCGTTCCAAGGTCGACCTCTCCGGGCGCGACGTGCAGATCACCGTCAACCTGCGGGAGGGCGAGATGAGCGCGACGATCTGGACGACCGACCTCTCGCACGCGTACGTGCACGAGAACTCGGCGTACTCGTCGTGA
- the argC gene encoding N-acetyl-gamma-glutamyl-phosphate reductase, which yields MGIRVAVAGASGYAGGELLRLLAGHPDFDLVTATAHSQAGSPVSAVHPQLAGLDLTLGATDAETLSGADLVFLALPHGQSAAVAAQLAEGVKVVDLGADFRLESAEQWTRYYGGGHAGTWTYGLPELPGAREAIAGSDRVANTGCYAATITLALAPLIAAGVADPEDVVVVASSGTSGAGRSAKVNLLASEIMGDLSPYKVGAHQHVAEIKQATGAASLSMTPILAPMPRGILATVTARRLNGGDPREALQAAYASDPFVHVLPEGQWPHTAATSGSNSCHLQATVDIDSGRIIVVSALDNLGKGAAGQAVQNANIMFGLPETTGLSVFGVAP from the coding sequence ATGGGAATCCGGGTCGCGGTAGCGGGAGCAAGTGGGTACGCGGGGGGCGAGTTGCTGCGCCTGCTCGCCGGGCACCCCGATTTCGACCTCGTCACAGCGACGGCGCACAGCCAGGCGGGCTCGCCGGTCAGCGCCGTGCACCCGCAGCTCGCGGGCCTGGACCTGACACTCGGCGCGACCGACGCGGAGACGCTGAGCGGCGCCGACCTGGTCTTCCTCGCGCTGCCGCACGGCCAGTCAGCGGCCGTCGCCGCCCAGCTGGCCGAGGGTGTGAAGGTCGTCGACCTGGGCGCCGACTTCCGGCTGGAGAGCGCCGAGCAGTGGACGCGGTACTACGGCGGTGGCCACGCCGGCACCTGGACCTACGGCCTGCCCGAGTTGCCCGGCGCCCGTGAGGCGATCGCCGGGTCCGACCGGGTGGCGAACACCGGCTGCTACGCCGCCACGATCACCCTGGCGCTCGCGCCGCTGATCGCCGCCGGCGTGGCCGACCCGGAGGACGTCGTCGTGGTCGCCAGCTCGGGCACCTCGGGCGCCGGTCGCAGCGCCAAGGTCAACCTGCTGGCCAGCGAGATCATGGGTGACCTCTCGCCGTACAAGGTGGGCGCGCACCAGCACGTCGCCGAGATCAAGCAGGCCACCGGCGCGGCGTCGCTCTCGATGACGCCGATCCTCGCCCCGATGCCGCGCGGCATCCTCGCGACCGTGACCGCCCGCCGGCTCAACGGTGGCGACCCGCGCGAGGCGCTGCAGGCGGCCTACGCGAGCGACCCATTCGTGCACGTGCTGCCGGAGGGTCAGTGGCCGCACACGGCCGCCACCTCGGGCTCCAACTCCTGCCACCTGCAGGCCACCGTCGACATCGACTCCGGGCGCATCATCGTGGTGAGCGCGCTCGACAACCTCGGCAAGGGCGCGGCCGGTCAGGCCGTGCAGAACGCCAACATCATGTTCGGCCTGCCCGAGACCACGGGCCTCAGCGTCTTCGGAGTCGCGCCGTGA
- a CDS encoding vancomycin high temperature exclusion protein: MLKNLWLRRSITAGALGAILAVAVTAASLSWVRGTAAGHVYTLDDVPPAPVALVLGAQINPGGQPSPFLQARLELARQLYESGKVTAILVSGDHANWDYDEPGGMMVWLVSHGVPVSRVVLDHAGFDTYDSCSRARRIFGVRQAIVVTQGFHIERAVAVCRALGVDATGVGDDTVRQYKQTWLRGEVREEFAAVKAAGDVLSRRDPIFLGKHETGIRDALG; the protein is encoded by the coding sequence GTGCTGAAGAACCTCTGGCTCCGCCGGTCGATCACGGCGGGCGCGCTCGGCGCGATCCTCGCCGTCGCGGTCACCGCGGCCTCTCTCTCCTGGGTACGCGGGACCGCCGCCGGCCACGTCTACACCCTGGACGACGTCCCTCCCGCCCCGGTGGCGCTGGTGCTCGGCGCCCAGATCAACCCGGGCGGGCAGCCGTCGCCGTTCCTGCAAGCGCGGCTGGAACTCGCCCGGCAGCTCTACGAATCCGGGAAGGTGACCGCGATCCTGGTCTCCGGCGACCACGCGAACTGGGACTACGACGAGCCCGGCGGGATGATGGTCTGGCTGGTGTCGCACGGCGTGCCGGTCTCCCGGGTGGTGCTCGACCACGCCGGCTTCGACACCTACGACTCGTGCTCCCGCGCCCGGCGCATCTTCGGGGTGCGCCAGGCGATCGTGGTGACCCAGGGTTTCCACATCGAGCGGGCGGTCGCGGTCTGCCGGGCGCTGGGCGTCGACGCGACAGGGGTCGGCGACGACACGGTCCGGCAGTACAAGCAGACCTGGCTGCGCGGCGAGGTCCGGGAGGAGTTCGCCGCGGTGAAGGCCGCCGGTGACGTGCTCTCCCGGCGCGATCCGATCTTCCTGGGTAAGCATGAGACGGGGATCCGGGACGCCCTCGGCTGA
- a CDS encoding GNAT family N-acetyltransferase: MARVFGHDLFVRWAAASAGARVFRDPEAVVVACPDLAHWDRLVMAGDPDALSGLVREALDEMGPSFRPFGPEDLVAAVVARTPAIEISARFAWMDAAVPVIAAESASSWLAETEWPEVTALLKESFPDSYAWPGAPGVHRWAGLRDDDGRLLAVAADAWSTPQIGFMGGVATRREARGRGLAAALCGFVANELLIGRERVALLADYDNVAAIATYARLGFQTRRVAAARAV, encoded by the coding sequence ATGGCCCGGGTGTTCGGACATGATCTTTTCGTACGATGGGCAGCCGCGTCCGCCGGCGCCCGAGTCTTCCGCGACCCCGAGGCCGTGGTGGTGGCCTGCCCCGACCTCGCCCACTGGGACCGCCTGGTGATGGCCGGCGACCCGGACGCGCTGAGTGGACTGGTGCGCGAAGCGCTGGACGAGATGGGACCGTCGTTCCGGCCGTTCGGACCGGAGGACCTGGTCGCGGCCGTGGTCGCCCGGACGCCGGCCATCGAGATCAGCGCGCGGTTCGCCTGGATGGACGCCGCCGTGCCGGTCATCGCGGCCGAGTCGGCGTCGTCCTGGCTCGCCGAAACCGAGTGGCCCGAGGTGACAGCGCTGCTGAAGGAATCGTTTCCGGACTCGTACGCCTGGCCGGGCGCCCCGGGCGTGCACCGCTGGGCCGGCCTGCGCGACGACGACGGCCGGCTGCTCGCGGTCGCCGCCGACGCCTGGTCGACGCCGCAGATCGGCTTCATGGGCGGTGTCGCGACCCGCCGCGAGGCCCGGGGGCGTGGACTCGCGGCGGCACTGTGCGGATTCGTGGCGAACGAGCTGCTGATCGGCCGGGAACGGGTGGCGCTGCTCGCCGACTACGACAACGTCGCCGCCATCGCGACCTACGCCAGGCTGGGCTTTCAGACGCGCCGGGTGGCGGCGGCACGAGCCGTGTAG